From Mycobacterium lacus, one genomic window encodes:
- a CDS encoding NAD-binding protein: protein MGRGLSVHRHIIVSGDDALATTIVDELNSLGTSIVKLATCELAGADLAHASAVICAGDDDARNLEIALLARKANPDVRVVARLANDVLREAMATDNGPGAILDVADLAAPSVVEACLARTAHPFDAAGVKFVVWRSEAPRDATLREIYGDLAPVAVIRGKNSATPGEVVTCPGRDLRVHAGDWTAMIGTADELAARGIKVPRPTTTRSRLPRLRQLSDTARTLRNDINPMFYRALAAMAILLIGSTVLLRFSYRRPPGMTWLDALYFSTETIATVGYGDFSFAHQPTWLRVFSIMLMFAGVSITAILIAFIADLLLSRRLTRSAGVRRVRHLRNHVVVVGLGTFGIRVVSDLTTAGYDVAVIERDENSRFLSSAAELDVPVIFGDATLPQTLESACVDHARAIAVLTQDDMVNIEAGIVLREILGARACQQAKRRGVPLVLRVYDRALGSAVAQRFGFESVRSTVELAAPWFIGAAMGLQVLGTFSVGQSSFMIGAMHVAAGSELDGLPMHQLSTETRVIAITRPDGPVELHPRRDARLMAGDTAYLVGPYRELLATLRKGQPPQQSGTVAEPSISA from the coding sequence ATGGGCCGGGGCTTGAGCGTGCACCGCCACATCATCGTCAGCGGCGACGACGCACTGGCGACGACGATCGTCGACGAACTCAACAGCTTGGGCACGAGCATTGTCAAGCTCGCCACCTGCGAGCTCGCCGGCGCCGACCTTGCCCACGCGAGCGCCGTCATCTGCGCCGGGGACGACGATGCACGAAACCTCGAAATCGCGCTGCTGGCAAGGAAAGCCAACCCGGACGTGCGGGTGGTGGCGCGGCTAGCCAATGACGTCCTGCGCGAGGCGATGGCCACCGACAACGGCCCCGGCGCGATCCTGGACGTCGCCGACCTCGCCGCGCCTTCGGTCGTCGAGGCCTGCCTGGCGCGCACCGCGCACCCGTTCGACGCCGCCGGCGTCAAGTTCGTCGTGTGGCGCTCCGAGGCACCCCGGGATGCGACCCTGCGCGAGATCTACGGCGACCTGGCGCCGGTGGCGGTGATCCGCGGCAAGAACTCCGCCACCCCCGGGGAGGTGGTGACCTGTCCGGGACGCGATCTGCGGGTGCATGCCGGCGACTGGACCGCGATGATCGGTACCGCGGACGAGTTGGCCGCCCGCGGCATCAAGGTCCCTCGGCCGACCACAACGCGCTCTCGTCTGCCGCGGCTGCGTCAGCTGTCCGATACCGCACGCACCCTGCGCAACGACATCAACCCGATGTTCTATCGTGCGTTAGCCGCAATGGCGATCCTGCTGATCGGGTCAACGGTGTTGTTGCGGTTCTCCTACCGGCGCCCTCCTGGCATGACCTGGCTCGACGCGTTGTACTTCAGCACCGAAACGATCGCGACGGTGGGCTACGGCGACTTCAGCTTCGCCCACCAGCCCACGTGGCTGCGCGTGTTCAGCATCATGTTGATGTTCGCCGGCGTCAGCATCACCGCGATACTGATCGCCTTCATCGCCGACCTGCTGCTGTCGCGGCGCCTCACCCGCTCGGCCGGCGTGCGGCGGGTGCGCCATCTGCGCAACCACGTCGTCGTCGTCGGGCTGGGCACGTTCGGCATCCGCGTGGTCAGCGATCTGACCACCGCCGGATACGACGTCGCGGTGATCGAACGCGACGAGAACAGCCGCTTCCTGTCGTCGGCGGCCGAGCTCGACGTGCCGGTCATCTTCGGGGACGCAACGCTGCCTCAGACGCTGGAATCGGCGTGCGTCGACCACGCCCGCGCGATCGCGGTCCTGACCCAAGACGACATGGTCAACATCGAAGCCGGGATCGTGCTCCGCGAAATCTTGGGAGCCCGGGCATGCCAGCAAGCCAAGCGACGTGGCGTACCGCTGGTGCTGCGCGTATACGATCGCGCGTTGGGAAGCGCGGTGGCGCAGCGATTCGGTTTCGAGAGCGTCCGATCGACGGTCGAACTGGCCGCACCGTGGTTCATCGGCGCCGCGATGGGCTTGCAGGTGCTGGGAACGTTCTCGGTCGGGCAAAGTTCATTCATGATCGGCGCGATGCATGTGGCGGCCGGCAGCGAACTCGACGGGCTGCCGATGCACCAGCTGTCCACCGAAACCCGCGTCATCGCGATCACCCGGCCGGACGGGCCGGTCGAGCTGCACCCGCGCCGCGACGCCCGGCTCATGGCCGGCGACACGGCCTATCTCGTCGGCCCATACCGTGAGCTGCTGGCGACGCTGCGCAAGGGGCAGCCTCCCCAGCAGTCCGGTACCGTCGCAGAGCCGTCGATCTCGGCCTAG
- a CDS encoding VOC family protein, with product MAISFNHTIVASRDKHESAEFLTELFGLPSPTPFGRFMVVTLEHGACLDYADVAEGEEIRPQHYAFLVSDDEFDTIYGKIQSRGLQHWADPGAQRPGEINHSDGGRGVYFPDPSGHALEILTRPYGSGG from the coding sequence ATGGCAATCAGTTTCAACCACACCATCGTTGCGTCGCGCGATAAGCATGAGTCCGCGGAGTTTCTTACCGAACTTTTCGGCCTGCCAAGCCCGACACCGTTCGGCCGCTTCATGGTTGTCACGCTGGAGCACGGCGCCTGCCTCGACTACGCCGATGTCGCCGAGGGCGAGGAGATCCGTCCGCAGCACTACGCATTTCTCGTTTCCGACGACGAGTTCGACACGATCTACGGCAAGATCCAGTCGCGTGGCTTGCAGCACTGGGCGGATCCGGGTGCCCAACGACCCGGCGAGATCAACCACAGCGACGGTGGACGCGGCGTCTACTTTCCCGATCCCTCAGGTCACGCTCTGGAGATCCTCACTCGGCCCTACGGCTCGGGTGGCTAG
- a CDS encoding Rrf2 family transcriptional regulator gives MRMSAKAEYAVRAMVQLATADAGTLVKTDDLAHAQGIPPQFLVDILTNLRTDRLVRSHRGREGGYELARPGSEISIADVLRCIDGPLASVRDIGLGDLPYSGPTTALTDVWRALRASMRSVLEETTLADVAKGVLPTHVAQLADDYRNQESMRHGSPRSGD, from the coding sequence ATGCGGATGTCGGCCAAGGCGGAGTACGCGGTCCGCGCGATGGTACAGCTCGCCACGGCCGACGCCGGCACGCTGGTCAAGACCGACGACCTAGCCCACGCGCAAGGCATACCACCGCAATTCCTCGTCGATATCCTGACCAATCTGCGCACCGACCGGTTGGTACGAAGCCACCGCGGTCGCGAGGGCGGTTATGAACTGGCGCGTCCGGGAAGCGAGATCAGCATCGCCGACGTGCTGCGCTGTATCGACGGACCGTTGGCCAGCGTCCGCGACATCGGACTCGGTGACCTGCCCTACTCCGGCCCGACCACGGCGCTGACCGACGTCTGGCGGGCGCTGCGCGCCAGCATGCGATCGGTTCTGGAAGAAACAACCTTGGCCGATGTCGCCAAGGGCGTCCTGCCCACGCACGTCGCGCAACTCGCCGATGACTACCGCAATCAGGAGAGCATGCGGCACGGCTCGCCGCGCAGTGGCGACTAG